The DNA window CCACTTCTCAAATAATCAGAAAGTATTTTCTGATTTCCAGTGTACAATAATTCCTGGCCATTTAAACCAATTTCTTGTCATGCAATGTTAAGTTattcctcttcctgctgctcatACATTTTATGTGCTCAGAGAGGACAAGTGTACTCCTTCAAACAGTTTCAAAAGCTCCTTTAGCCTCCATCATAAAAGTTTCCTCTGCCACCTCTGTAACcctattctttcttttcctggttttgaatTCCTGTTTGAAAAACTCTGTGCTGAAGCAGAAAGGCAAGTGTTAAGACTTAGGATCAACAATTctcattaaataattttcagtttatAAAACAAATGGAATccttaaataaagaaaagatcTCACCGCCTGGTTCCAGTTGACAGCAATTCTATTTGCATAACCAAAGAGGAACACAGAGAGGAACACAATGGAGAGGCACCATGCTGTCACTGCCACAAACAtcacccatccctgcagcagtggcagtggaATCTGGGTAGAGGCGACCAAAATCCAGACTATTGTTCCAAACACCTGCAAGGAAAGGAATACAGAGAATAAACTGGATAACTTTTACTCAGTCCTTTCTGCCTAAGAACTGATATCACACTTTACATGTCATCAGATGACTCTTAGGAACCAAGAGGAAACACTTCAAAAGTACTCAGAGATACCAAGTTCTCCTCTCAGAAATGATAGGCACTAAGTGGTGAAAAGACAAAGCTACTCTGAAATTCCAAAATGCTCTTAAAATAGTCTTGAAAATGGGATTTACAAACCCAGGTGActtgtgtgctgctgctgctgctgaaaatttTACCCTCACTGTAAGTTTGAGCAATATATAAGAAGTGTGAAAACACAGTTCACACATACCACACATCTCtctatatatacacaaattAGCACAAAAAGGATGTACTTCTACTACTCTGAATTCAATCTCATACTGTTTTGCTTTGTAGTCCTAATCAGATGAGATACAGAAAGGACATAAAAAGACACTCATTTTTTCAATGTATTTGTAATACTAAGCTAAAAGAGGACACAAAGTactaaagcaaaagaaaaaactacAATACAGAATAAGATTAGTTGTAAACTATGCTGTAAAGACTAGAAAAATATAGAGCTTTCCAGACTCATCATAACTTGAAGAAGAATTCAGCAGTGCcaattttcatttcagcatACTCCTCACAGCAAATGAGTGTAGGGATGCTGTGCTAGGGATGGCCTGATGGAGAATTTACATACTCTAAGGCTTCCCTTAATCAACTCTTGGCCTAAGGAATGCTACtatttcttcctgaaaatcCTGCCTCTTAATAAAAAAGGATAAATAGATGACAATTATGCTTCACTCCAAGTATGTTTGCTTATTACAGAATCTTTCTGAACTTCTGAATCCAACCTGTTGAATAGTGTCAACTAAAATCTATTTCCAAGCACAAGTTACTGCTTTCCTGTTTAAATTCTACAGATTTACAAACCAGGAAGTCAGAGGTTACATTTTCAGATTCAGAGAGCTCTCTTTTGTATCACGGTTGGATAAGAGATACCTTTCAAAAGATGCCTGCTATAAAATTAGCTGGTTCCTCTCTGGCGttacactgcagcagcacataTGTAAAGATGCATTGCTAATCTCAGTTCAAAGCTCCCATGGGTTTATGTACTACTGTTCAAGTTGTTCTCTAGGGTTCCCTTTTTAACTGTGTAGAACCAAACTTTCTCTAGTTTCACAAGACTGCAGGTGCAAGTCCGTTACTTGGTGACCAGAGAGTGATGGGCAGTGAGGAAGCAAAAGGGATAGCAGAAAGTGTCTGTTAAACAAAAAACAGAGACACATGAaatgttttcagtattttgaaTGTGCAAACTTGCAGGGTtccttaaaaatacatttagaaCTGTATTAGAGAGACTGCTAATctcagcagccactgctgtgctgtttcCTGACACGACACCTGTCCACTACAGCCCGGCTGTCAGATGCACAACTGGTTGGCCAACCGAATTAACCTtttgtccctgctgcctcctggccTGATTTAGTGCCCGGACTTGTGTTTCGAGTTTCGACTTGTTCCTTGCTCAGGTACAATCTTACAGCTTGTGAGGTGGGATACAGCTCACAGGCTGCGACCCAAACAGTATTCTGCTCTGATCAtaagacaaaaattaaattaataaagtcAGATGAGTTATACCAagcctttttggtttttatctcCCACTAATCAGTGGCACTACAGAGCGTGATATCCAACCTCAGCTCAAAGGTCCTCAGCCCTGCGTACACCAGCGAGGTCTAACACACACATGACATTGAACACACTTGTAGGAGTCTGTAGAGGACGCGAAACACGCGCAGACACAGCCCGGTATAACTCTCCGTGGTGTCTTTTTGGGCCGGGGGGAGAGCGCGGCTCAAAGCCCTcggcagctccagcagccccgcGAACCCATCAGTGTGCGGGGCCGCGGAGCCCGGCTCGAGGGGCCGCAGCCGCAgagccccggcccagccccggcccggccgcggcccCACACCTGCCCCGCTCACAAAATGGCAGGTGAGCACACGGGCAGGCCCGCGGCCGCTCCCACCCGGCCCCTCGCACTCACGATCTCCAGGAAGATGACGGCTCCCGAGAAGGTGCGCAGGATCTCCAGGCCGGAGGGCAGCGTGACCCGCGGAGGCGGGAAGTAGGGAGCGGGGTTGGGAGGCGGCGGCATGGACGAGGCTCCCCTGGGTAACATGTtgctgcggcggcggcggctgtGCCCAGCGCGGCCAGGTGGGCGAGCGGGGAGCGCTGAGGGCGGGCGCAGGtgcgggcgggccgggccgcgcctcccctgcccggcccggcgccgGCACCGCCCCGCAGCCGCCGCGCCtcgcccggggccgggcaccggggctgggagcggggctgggagcggggctgggagcgggCCGGCTCCGGCCGCTGCCTCTCGGCTTCGCCAGGAGCGCGGCGCTCCGCATTCACGAGTCCTGAATCAGGCCGGCCGGACTCGGGGCGTGATTTCCTAATGCCGGTTTGCAAAAGGTTGTTATTTACCTTCTGGTTACGGATATTTGGGCTTGGAAGTTGCGTGGTTGCACTTTTTGTGTTTATTAAAGGAGCCTACTATGTTATCCATTCAAAATATTGAAAACGTTTCATTTGTATCTTCTTTTTGTTCAGTCTGGCTCAGCTGTGCACCACTGCTTAAAAGTAG is part of the Ammospiza nelsoni isolate bAmmNel1 chromosome 1, bAmmNel1.pri, whole genome shotgun sequence genome and encodes:
- the MAL2 gene encoding protein MAL2, with product MLPRGASSMPPPPNPAPYFPPPRVTLPSGLEILRTFSGAVIFLEIVFGTIVWILVASTQIPLPLLQGWVMFVAVTAWCLSIVFLSVFLFGYANRIAVNWNQADFIFHGATFVFYFGAFLLQAATTSLHYLPRKFNSTTQETILSGREYNISIAASIFAFATAICYGCSTALALRRWRLNNS